Part of the Niallia alba genome is shown below.
TGAAGAGAGGCTAATTGTAACCGTTCCACCATTTTTCATTGCTTCAATTGCATTTTTTAAAATATTGATTAACACTTGCTTCAATTCGTTATTATTTGCTTCTATGTATACTTGCTGTATATTCTTTATAAAATGAATCCCTTTGCCCATCATTGCATAAGAGTGCATTAAATCAATCACTTTATTCGCTAAATCTGCACCATCGATCTTTTGAGATTGATCTACATCAGGTTTCGCAAGCGATAAATAATCATTGATAATCGTTTCTGCACGATTCATTTCCTCAATCATTAGTTTAATATATGTTCTTTCCTCTTCACTCATATGTTCTTTTGCATAAAATATTTGCAAAAAACCTTTAACTACAGTCATTGGATTTCTTATTTCATGTGCAACGGAAGCAGCTAGTTGACCAACAGCGTTCATCTTTTCCGCTTTCTGCAGTTCCCGATTCGTTTTCAAAAATTCTACAATATTATCCATTTGAGTAAGAGCTTCTTCCATCGTAGTTAATTGAAAATCCTTTGAAATCGTCCCAAGTTCTTTCGCTGTATTAGTTAATCGATAAAAAAGGGAAGCGAGATTATCGACAACTTCATTATAGTTTTTCATTAAGCCCTGTAATTCAGGATTATCAATTACTTCCATTTTAACATCAAAATTCCCTACACTTATTTCATTTAAACCTATCATCATCTTGTTAATAGGACGAAGTATTTTATTTAACCATCTTCTGATAAAAAGGAAAATGAAGAGATAGCTAACAAGTATAAATAAGATTGTTTGGACAGCTAATTTTTTTAGAAAAATGAAGAGTTCACTAACTTTTCTCTCCACTCCTATAACTCCTACTAATTGTCCCTTTTCGTCATTAATAGGAGTGAATGAACTCATATAATAATCTTCCTTACGTTTGTATATGCTACTATGCTGCATTTCATGCAATATTTGTGTTTTATTGTAAATAGGCATAATATTCTCAGCTAATGTATCTACATAATTGATTTCCTTTATTTGATCGTGTGAAGAAATAACGGCAATACTTGGTTGATTTTCATTTTCTGCAGTCATTGAAAAATAAAGGCTTTCCTCCATATCTGCTATGTTTTCCCTAAATTCAGACGAATATAAAACCTGTAACAGTTGTTCAGAATCAAGATTCTTCCATTCCTTCATTTTCAAAGAAACATTTTCACTTAGTAATGTTAAGATTTCTTCTCCATCTTCTTCAACATGTATTTTTAGCTCTTTAAAATGATGAAAGAAAATTATGGTTATAAAAACCATTAGAAAGAAGAAGGGCAGAAAAAAAGATAATAATTGATATTTATTCACAAACGGAATATTGCAAATTTTTTTTATCATACTGGCCAC
Proteins encoded:
- a CDS encoding sensor histidine kinase, with protein sequence MIKKICNIPFVNKYQLLSFFLPFFFLMVFITIIFFHHFKELKIHVEEDGEEILTLLSENVSLKMKEWKNLDSEQLLQVLYSSEFRENIADMEESLYFSMTAENENQPSIAVISSHDQIKEINYVDTLAENIMPIYNKTQILHEMQHSSIYKRKEDYYMSSFTPINDEKGQLVGVIGVERKVSELFIFLKKLAVQTILFILVSYLFIFLFIRRWLNKILRPINKMMIGLNEISVGNFDVKMEVIDNPELQGLMKNYNEVVDNLASLFYRLTNTAKELGTISKDFQLTTMEEALTQMDNIVEFLKTNRELQKAEKMNAVGQLAASVAHEIRNPMTVVKGFLQIFYAKEHMSEEERTYIKLMIEEMNRAETIINDYLSLAKPDVDQSQKIDGADLANKVIDLMHSYAMMGKGIHFIKNIQQVYIEANNNELKQVLINILKNAIEAMKNGGTVTISLSSTKEYGVFEIADTGIGMTEEEINRLGTAFYSLKEKGTGMGLMVCYQMVEQMNGRIEVQSEKGRGTSFKIFIPLSQN